A window of the Pseudoliparis swirei isolate HS2019 ecotype Mariana Trench chromosome 13, NWPU_hadal_v1, whole genome shotgun sequence genome harbors these coding sequences:
- the LOC130203827 gene encoding disintegrin and metalloproteinase domain-containing protein 28-like isoform X4 has protein sequence MVSLWLTCVFIAQTSAMLSHVQKYEVVRPRRLQGRPRRSLQDPQVDPPARQIHPDELQYQLSIEGRSLTLHLQKNRKLIGRGYTETHYTGHGTRVTTSPNEDQDHCFYQGHVRGSKDSSVSVGTCGGLSGFVRTRHQVYLIEPLGQTDEGEHAVYRREHLKISSNSTALYNRDQDQDQDQDRDQDQDRDREQDRDQDQDRDQDQEQDRDQDQDQDWDQGPRLAGLFRSRSWKTKIIAGPEKFVELFVVVDNTECQRYGSQTKSRVLGVINHVDKLYRPLNIRVVLVGLELWTDRDHIDVAVNSDATLENFLLWRQADLLPRSNHDNAQFVTGKDFEGDTVGLANKFAMCTGNSGGVNQDHHDNPVGLASTVAHEMGHNFGLSHDAAGCLCGHSDNCVMAEKLRTGNQAFPKFFSGCSVEQLAEFMERARPDCLADPGGARSVAVGPSCGNALLDAGEECDCGAAEECQNSCCDAATCRLTEGSQCAHGRCCEDCQLRLPGSVCREAAGDCDLPEYCSGASGACPEDVFHMNGKTCSEARGYCHDGDCPTHQQHCWRLFGPGARVGPAVCFGLNARGEEGANCGRSQLGYAACAPANVMCGSMFCGGGGESITGKRAAYTVHSTQCKLAVDDDKTRSMDMVPSGTRCGPEKVCLGHRCVDTSVYGNKEDCAKKCNNNGVCDHKKACHCNPGWAPPLCDIQYADLNPGQNAVVAGVCAAVAVLLLVAAVTAGLLCCKRDNMDAYTSKRKVHSAPARLNAMFQNQGGKDRPQISPPTFMESTATQACAPLMAPPPENPSSSSSSPPSSQTEPTKPRPPSKPLPALSRAQEATPPPCPPARPRPPDKPRPPPLKAKPHVNVVPNMDEGHGTRDTRSFL, from the exons ATGGTGTCCCTGTGGCTGACCTGCG tcttcATCGCTCAGACTTCGGCGATGTTGTCTCACGTGCAGAAGTACGAGGTGGTCCGACCTCGGCGGCTTCAGGGGCGTCCGAGGAGGAGCCTGCAGGACCCTCAGGTGGACCCACCTGCCCGTCAGATTCATCCCGATGAGCTTCAGTACCAGCTGAGCATcgaggggaggagcctcaccCTCCACCTGCAGAAGAACAG gaaaCTGATTGGGAGAGGCTACACAGAAACCCACTACACGGGACACGGGACACGCGTGACCACGTCCCCCAATGAG GATCAGGATCACTGCTTCTACCAGGGTCACGTCCGAGGCTCCAAGGACTCCTCCGTCAGCGTGGGGACCTGTGGGGGCCTGAG tGGCTTTGTGAGAACCCGGCATCAAGTTTACTTGATCGAGCCTCTGGGACAGACCGATGAAGGCGAGCATGCAGTTTACAGACGTGAGCACCTGAAGATCAGCTCCAACTCCACAGCGCTGTAcaaccgggaccaggaccaggaccaggaccaggaccgggaccaggaccaggaccgggaccgggaacaggaccgggaccaggaccaggaccgggaccaggaccaggaacaggaccgggaccaggaccaggaccaggactgggACCAGGGCCCTCGGCTCGCTGGCCTCTTCAGGTCCAGATCGTGG AAGACCAAAATCATCGCAGGGCCGGAGAAGTTCGTGGAGCTGTTCGTGGTGGTGGACAACACCGAG TGTCAGCGGTACGGGAGCCAGACGAAGTCCCGAGTCCTCGGGGTCATAAACCACGTGGACAAg CTGTACCGGCCCCTGAACATCCGCGTGGTCCTGGTGGGCCTCGAGCTCTGGACCGACAGAGACCACATCGACGTGGCCGTGAACTCCGACGCCACGCTGGAGAACTTCCTGCTGTGGCGGCAGGCCGACCTCCTGCCGAGGAGTAACCACGACAACGCCCAGTTCGTGAC cgGCAAAGACTTTGAGGGAGACACGGTCGGGCTCGCCAACAAGTTCGCCATGTGCACCGGGAACTCGGGCGGAGTCAACCAG gatcaCCATGACAACCCGGTTGGCCTCGCCTCCACCGTCGCCCACGAGATGGGACACAACTTCGGGCTGTCTCACGACGCCGCCGGCTGCCTGTGCGGCCACAGCGACAACTGCGTGATGGCGGAGAAGCTCAG GACGGGGAACCAGGCGTTCCCCAAGTTCTTCAGCGGCTGCAGCGTGGAGCAGCTCGCCGAGTTCATGGAGCGCGCTCGGCCCGACTGCCTGGCCGACCCCGGCGGCGCCCGCAGCGTGGCGGTCGGCCCGAGCTGCGGGAACGCCCTGCTGGACGCCGGGGAGGAGTGCGACTGCGGCGCCGCAGAG gAATGTCAGAACAGTTGCTGCGACGCCGCCACGTGTCGCCTGACCGAAGGATCGCAGTGCGCTCACGGACGATGCTGCGAAGACTGCCAG CTCAGACTGCCAGGCAGCGTGTGCCGAGAGGCCGCCGGCGACTGCGACCTGCCTGAGTACTGCAGCGGGGCGTCGGGGGCGTGTCCGGAGGACGTGTTCCACATGAACGGCAAGACCTGCAGCGAGGCCCGGGGCTACTGCCACGACGGGGACTGCCCCACCCACCAGCAGCACTGCTGGAGGCTGTTTGGACCAG GGGCCAGAGTTGGACCGGCTGTGTGTTTCGGGCTGAACGCTCGGGGCGAAGAAGGAGCCAATTGTGGGAGGAGCCAGCTCGGCTACGCCGCCTGCGCTCCAGC GAACGTGATGTGTGGCTCAATGTTCTGTGGCGGGGGGGGCGAGTCCATCACGGGGAAGAGGGCGGCGTACACCGTGCACAGCACCCAGTGTAAGCTGGCTGTGGACGACGACAAGACCCGCAGCATGGACATGGTGCCCAGTGGGACCCGATGTGGCCCcgagaag GTCTGCCTCGGCCACCGCTGCGTGGACACGTCGGTTTATGGGAACAAAGAGGATTGTGCAaagaaatgcaacaacaacggg gTGTGCGACCACAAGAAAGCGTGTCACTGTAACCCGGGCTGGGCTCCACCGCTCTGCGACATCCAGTACGCCGATTTAAATCCAG GTCAGAACGCCGTCGTCGCCGGCGTGTGCGCCGCCGTCGCCGTCCTCCTGCTGGTTGCCGCGGTGACCGCGGGGCTGCTGTGCTGCAAGAGGGACAACATGGACGCCTACACCTCCAAAAG GAAGGTGCACTCGGCTCCGGCCCGACTCAACGCCATGTTCCAGAACCAGGGCGGCAAAGACAGACCTCAGATCAGCCCGCCCACCTTCATGGAGTCCACGGCCACGCAGGCCTGCGCCCCGCTGATGGCACCC cctccagagaatccctcctcctcctcctcctcgccgccgtcCTCCCAAACGGAGCCG ACGAAACCTCGCCCTCCGTCCAAACCTCTTCCTGCTCTGAGCAGAGCTCAG gaggccacgccccctccctgCCCTCCagccaggccccgcccccctgacaagccacgcccccctcccctcaagGCCAAGCCCCACGTGAATGTGGTTCCGAACATGGACGAGGGGCATGGAACGCGTGACACCAGGAGCTTCCTTTAG
- the LOC130203827 gene encoding zinc metalloproteinase-disintegrin-like MTP4 isoform X6 has protein sequence MVSLWLTCVFIAQTSAMLSHVQKYEVVRPRRLQGRPRRSLQDPQVDPPARQIHPDELQYQLSIEGRSLTLHLQKNRKLIGRGYTETHYTGHGTRVTTSPNEDQDHCFYQGHVRGSKDSSVSVGTCGGLSAVQPGPGPGPGPGPGPGPGPGPGTGPGPGPGPGPGPGTGPGPGPGPGLGPGPSARWPLQVQIKTKIIAGPEKFVELFVVVDNTECQRYGSQTKSRVLGVINHVDKLYRPLNIRVVLVGLELWTDRDHIDVAVNSDATLENFLLWRQADLLPRSNHDNAQFVTGKDFEGDTVGLANKFAMCTGNSGGVNQDHHDNPVGLASTVAHEMGHNFGLSHDAAGCLCGHSDNCVMAEKLRTGNQAFPKFFSGCSVEQLAEFMERARPDCLADPGGARSVAVGPSCGNALLDAGEECDCGAAEECQNSCCDAATCRLTEGSQCAHGRCCEDCQLRLPGSVCREAAGDCDLPEYCSGASGACPEDVFHMNGKTCSEARGYCHDGDCPTHQQHCWRLFGPGARVGPAVCFGLNARGEEGANCGRSQLGYAACAPANVMCGSMFCGGGGESITGKRAAYTVHSTQCKLAVDDDKTRSMDMVPSGTRCGPEKVCLGHRCVDTSVYGNKEDCAKKCNNNGVCDHKKACHCNPGWAPPLCDIQYADLNPGQNAVVAGVCAAVAVLLLVAAVTAGLLCCKRDNMDAYTSKRKVHSAPARLNAMFQNQGGKDRPQISPPTFMESTATQACAPLMAPPPENPSSSSSSPPSSQTEPQTKPRPPSKPLPALSRAQWKEATPPPCPPARPRPPDKPRPPPLKAKPHVNVVPNMDEGHGTRDTRSFL, from the exons ATGGTGTCCCTGTGGCTGACCTGCG tcttcATCGCTCAGACTTCGGCGATGTTGTCTCACGTGCAGAAGTACGAGGTGGTCCGACCTCGGCGGCTTCAGGGGCGTCCGAGGAGGAGCCTGCAGGACCCTCAGGTGGACCCACCTGCCCGTCAGATTCATCCCGATGAGCTTCAGTACCAGCTGAGCATcgaggggaggagcctcaccCTCCACCTGCAGAAGAACAG gaaaCTGATTGGGAGAGGCTACACAGAAACCCACTACACGGGACACGGGACACGCGTGACCACGTCCCCCAATGAG GATCAGGATCACTGCTTCTACCAGGGTCACGTCCGAGGCTCCAAGGACTCCTCCGTCAGCGTGGGGACCTGTGGGGGCCTGAG CGCTGTAcaaccgggaccaggaccaggaccaggaccaggaccgggaccaggaccaggaccgggaccgggaacaggaccgggaccaggaccaggaccgggaccaggaccaggaacaggaccgggaccaggaccaggaccaggactgggACCAGGGCCCTCGGCTCGCTGGCCTCTTCAGGTCCAGATC AAGACCAAAATCATCGCAGGGCCGGAGAAGTTCGTGGAGCTGTTCGTGGTGGTGGACAACACCGAG TGTCAGCGGTACGGGAGCCAGACGAAGTCCCGAGTCCTCGGGGTCATAAACCACGTGGACAAg CTGTACCGGCCCCTGAACATCCGCGTGGTCCTGGTGGGCCTCGAGCTCTGGACCGACAGAGACCACATCGACGTGGCCGTGAACTCCGACGCCACGCTGGAGAACTTCCTGCTGTGGCGGCAGGCCGACCTCCTGCCGAGGAGTAACCACGACAACGCCCAGTTCGTGAC cgGCAAAGACTTTGAGGGAGACACGGTCGGGCTCGCCAACAAGTTCGCCATGTGCACCGGGAACTCGGGCGGAGTCAACCAG gatcaCCATGACAACCCGGTTGGCCTCGCCTCCACCGTCGCCCACGAGATGGGACACAACTTCGGGCTGTCTCACGACGCCGCCGGCTGCCTGTGCGGCCACAGCGACAACTGCGTGATGGCGGAGAAGCTCAG GACGGGGAACCAGGCGTTCCCCAAGTTCTTCAGCGGCTGCAGCGTGGAGCAGCTCGCCGAGTTCATGGAGCGCGCTCGGCCCGACTGCCTGGCCGACCCCGGCGGCGCCCGCAGCGTGGCGGTCGGCCCGAGCTGCGGGAACGCCCTGCTGGACGCCGGGGAGGAGTGCGACTGCGGCGCCGCAGAG gAATGTCAGAACAGTTGCTGCGACGCCGCCACGTGTCGCCTGACCGAAGGATCGCAGTGCGCTCACGGACGATGCTGCGAAGACTGCCAG CTCAGACTGCCAGGCAGCGTGTGCCGAGAGGCCGCCGGCGACTGCGACCTGCCTGAGTACTGCAGCGGGGCGTCGGGGGCGTGTCCGGAGGACGTGTTCCACATGAACGGCAAGACCTGCAGCGAGGCCCGGGGCTACTGCCACGACGGGGACTGCCCCACCCACCAGCAGCACTGCTGGAGGCTGTTTGGACCAG GGGCCAGAGTTGGACCGGCTGTGTGTTTCGGGCTGAACGCTCGGGGCGAAGAAGGAGCCAATTGTGGGAGGAGCCAGCTCGGCTACGCCGCCTGCGCTCCAGC GAACGTGATGTGTGGCTCAATGTTCTGTGGCGGGGGGGGCGAGTCCATCACGGGGAAGAGGGCGGCGTACACCGTGCACAGCACCCAGTGTAAGCTGGCTGTGGACGACGACAAGACCCGCAGCATGGACATGGTGCCCAGTGGGACCCGATGTGGCCCcgagaag GTCTGCCTCGGCCACCGCTGCGTGGACACGTCGGTTTATGGGAACAAAGAGGATTGTGCAaagaaatgcaacaacaacggg gTGTGCGACCACAAGAAAGCGTGTCACTGTAACCCGGGCTGGGCTCCACCGCTCTGCGACATCCAGTACGCCGATTTAAATCCAG GTCAGAACGCCGTCGTCGCCGGCGTGTGCGCCGCCGTCGCCGTCCTCCTGCTGGTTGCCGCGGTGACCGCGGGGCTGCTGTGCTGCAAGAGGGACAACATGGACGCCTACACCTCCAAAAG GAAGGTGCACTCGGCTCCGGCCCGACTCAACGCCATGTTCCAGAACCAGGGCGGCAAAGACAGACCTCAGATCAGCCCGCCCACCTTCATGGAGTCCACGGCCACGCAGGCCTGCGCCCCGCTGATGGCACCC cctccagagaatccctcctcctcctcctcctcgccgccgtcCTCCCAAACGGAGCCG CAGACGAAACCTCGCCCTCCGTCCAAACCTCTTCCTGCTCTGAGCAGAGCTCAG TGGaaggaggccacgccccctccctgCCCTCCagccaggccccgcccccctgacaagccacgcccccctcccctcaagGCCAAGCCCCACGTGAATGTGGTTCCGAACATGGACGAGGGGCATGGAACGCGTGACACCAGGAGCTTCCTTTAG
- the LOC130203827 gene encoding disintegrin and metalloproteinase domain-containing protein 28-like isoform X2, with protein MVSLWLTCVFIAQTSAMLSHVQKYEVVRPRRLQGRPRRSLQDPQVDPPARQIHPDELQYQLSIEGRSLTLHLQKNRKLIGRGYTETHYTGHGTRVTTSPNEDQDHCFYQGHVRGSKDSSVSVGTCGGLSGFVRTRHQVYLIEPLGQTDEGEHAVYRREHLKISSNSTALYNRDQDQDQDQDRDQDQDRDREQDRDQDQDRDQDQEQDRDQDQDQDWDQGPRLAGLFRSRSWKTKIIAGPEKFVELFVVVDNTECQRYGSQTKSRVLGVINHVDKLYRPLNIRVVLVGLELWTDRDHIDVAVNSDATLENFLLWRQADLLPRSNHDNAQFVTGKDFEGDTVGLANKFAMCTGNSGGVNQDHHDNPVGLASTVAHEMGHNFGLSHDAAGCLCGHSDNCVMAEKLRTGNQAFPKFFSGCSVEQLAEFMERARPDCLADPGGARSVAVGPSCGNALLDAGEECDCGAAEECQNSCCDAATCRLTEGSQCAHGRCCEDCQLRLPGSVCREAAGDCDLPEYCSGASGACPEDVFHMNGKTCSEARGYCHDGDCPTHQQHCWRLFGPGARVGPAVCFGLNARGEEGANCGRSQLGYAACAPANVMCGSMFCGGGGESITGKRAAYTVHSTQCKLAVDDDKTRSMDMVPSGTRCGPEKVCLGHRCVDTSVYGNKEDCAKKCNNNGVCDHKKACHCNPGWAPPLCDIQYADLNPGQNAVVAGVCAAVAVLLLVAAVTAGLLCCKRDNMDAYTSKRKVHSAPARLNAMFQNQGGKDRPQISPPTFMESTATQACAPLMAPPPENPSSSSSSPPSSQTEPTKPRPPSKPLPALSRAQWKEATPPPCPPARPRPPDKPRPPPLKAKPHVNVVPNMDEGHGTRDTRSFL; from the exons ATGGTGTCCCTGTGGCTGACCTGCG tcttcATCGCTCAGACTTCGGCGATGTTGTCTCACGTGCAGAAGTACGAGGTGGTCCGACCTCGGCGGCTTCAGGGGCGTCCGAGGAGGAGCCTGCAGGACCCTCAGGTGGACCCACCTGCCCGTCAGATTCATCCCGATGAGCTTCAGTACCAGCTGAGCATcgaggggaggagcctcaccCTCCACCTGCAGAAGAACAG gaaaCTGATTGGGAGAGGCTACACAGAAACCCACTACACGGGACACGGGACACGCGTGACCACGTCCCCCAATGAG GATCAGGATCACTGCTTCTACCAGGGTCACGTCCGAGGCTCCAAGGACTCCTCCGTCAGCGTGGGGACCTGTGGGGGCCTGAG tGGCTTTGTGAGAACCCGGCATCAAGTTTACTTGATCGAGCCTCTGGGACAGACCGATGAAGGCGAGCATGCAGTTTACAGACGTGAGCACCTGAAGATCAGCTCCAACTCCACAGCGCTGTAcaaccgggaccaggaccaggaccaggaccaggaccgggaccaggaccaggaccgggaccgggaacaggaccgggaccaggaccaggaccgggaccaggaccaggaacaggaccgggaccaggaccaggaccaggactgggACCAGGGCCCTCGGCTCGCTGGCCTCTTCAGGTCCAGATCGTGG AAGACCAAAATCATCGCAGGGCCGGAGAAGTTCGTGGAGCTGTTCGTGGTGGTGGACAACACCGAG TGTCAGCGGTACGGGAGCCAGACGAAGTCCCGAGTCCTCGGGGTCATAAACCACGTGGACAAg CTGTACCGGCCCCTGAACATCCGCGTGGTCCTGGTGGGCCTCGAGCTCTGGACCGACAGAGACCACATCGACGTGGCCGTGAACTCCGACGCCACGCTGGAGAACTTCCTGCTGTGGCGGCAGGCCGACCTCCTGCCGAGGAGTAACCACGACAACGCCCAGTTCGTGAC cgGCAAAGACTTTGAGGGAGACACGGTCGGGCTCGCCAACAAGTTCGCCATGTGCACCGGGAACTCGGGCGGAGTCAACCAG gatcaCCATGACAACCCGGTTGGCCTCGCCTCCACCGTCGCCCACGAGATGGGACACAACTTCGGGCTGTCTCACGACGCCGCCGGCTGCCTGTGCGGCCACAGCGACAACTGCGTGATGGCGGAGAAGCTCAG GACGGGGAACCAGGCGTTCCCCAAGTTCTTCAGCGGCTGCAGCGTGGAGCAGCTCGCCGAGTTCATGGAGCGCGCTCGGCCCGACTGCCTGGCCGACCCCGGCGGCGCCCGCAGCGTGGCGGTCGGCCCGAGCTGCGGGAACGCCCTGCTGGACGCCGGGGAGGAGTGCGACTGCGGCGCCGCAGAG gAATGTCAGAACAGTTGCTGCGACGCCGCCACGTGTCGCCTGACCGAAGGATCGCAGTGCGCTCACGGACGATGCTGCGAAGACTGCCAG CTCAGACTGCCAGGCAGCGTGTGCCGAGAGGCCGCCGGCGACTGCGACCTGCCTGAGTACTGCAGCGGGGCGTCGGGGGCGTGTCCGGAGGACGTGTTCCACATGAACGGCAAGACCTGCAGCGAGGCCCGGGGCTACTGCCACGACGGGGACTGCCCCACCCACCAGCAGCACTGCTGGAGGCTGTTTGGACCAG GGGCCAGAGTTGGACCGGCTGTGTGTTTCGGGCTGAACGCTCGGGGCGAAGAAGGAGCCAATTGTGGGAGGAGCCAGCTCGGCTACGCCGCCTGCGCTCCAGC GAACGTGATGTGTGGCTCAATGTTCTGTGGCGGGGGGGGCGAGTCCATCACGGGGAAGAGGGCGGCGTACACCGTGCACAGCACCCAGTGTAAGCTGGCTGTGGACGACGACAAGACCCGCAGCATGGACATGGTGCCCAGTGGGACCCGATGTGGCCCcgagaag GTCTGCCTCGGCCACCGCTGCGTGGACACGTCGGTTTATGGGAACAAAGAGGATTGTGCAaagaaatgcaacaacaacggg gTGTGCGACCACAAGAAAGCGTGTCACTGTAACCCGGGCTGGGCTCCACCGCTCTGCGACATCCAGTACGCCGATTTAAATCCAG GTCAGAACGCCGTCGTCGCCGGCGTGTGCGCCGCCGTCGCCGTCCTCCTGCTGGTTGCCGCGGTGACCGCGGGGCTGCTGTGCTGCAAGAGGGACAACATGGACGCCTACACCTCCAAAAG GAAGGTGCACTCGGCTCCGGCCCGACTCAACGCCATGTTCCAGAACCAGGGCGGCAAAGACAGACCTCAGATCAGCCCGCCCACCTTCATGGAGTCCACGGCCACGCAGGCCTGCGCCCCGCTGATGGCACCC cctccagagaatccctcctcctcctcctcctcgccgccgtcCTCCCAAACGGAGCCG ACGAAACCTCGCCCTCCGTCCAAACCTCTTCCTGCTCTGAGCAGAGCTCAG TGGaaggaggccacgccccctccctgCCCTCCagccaggccccgcccccctgacaagccacgcccccctcccctcaagGCCAAGCCCCACGTGAATGTGGTTCCGAACATGGACGAGGGGCATGGAACGCGTGACACCAGGAGCTTCCTTTAG
- the LOC130203827 gene encoding disintegrin and metalloproteinase domain-containing protein 28-like isoform X3, with product MVSLWLTCVFIAQTSAMLSHVQKYEVVRPRRLQGRPRRSLQDPQVDPPARQIHPDELQYQLSIEGRSLTLHLQKNRKLIGRGYTETHYTGHGTRVTTSPNEDQDHCFYQGHVRGSKDSSVSVGTCGGLSGFVRTRHQVYLIEPLGQTDEGEHAVYRREHLKISSNSTALYNRDQDQDQDQDRDQDQDRDREQDRDQDQDRDQDQEQDRDQDQDQDWDQGPRLAGLFRSRSWKTKIIAGPEKFVELFVVVDNTECQRYGSQTKSRVLGVINHVDKLYRPLNIRVVLVGLELWTDRDHIDVAVNSDATLENFLLWRQADLLPRSNHDNAQFVTGKDFEGDTVGLANKFAMCTGNSGGVNQDHHDNPVGLASTVAHEMGHNFGLSHDAAGCLCGHSDNCVMAEKLRTGNQAFPKFFSGCSVEQLAEFMERARPDCLADPGGARSVAVGPSCGNALLDAGEECDCGAAEECQNSCCDAATCRLTEGSQCAHGRCCEDCQLRLPGSVCREAAGDCDLPEYCSGASGACPEDVFHMNGKTCSEARGYCHDGDCPTHQQHCWRLFGPGARVGPAVCFGLNARGEEGANCGRSQLGYAACAPANVMCGSMFCGGGGESITGKRAAYTVHSTQCKLAVDDDKTRSMDMVPSGTRCGPEKVCLGHRCVDTSVYGNKEDCAKKCNNNGVCDHKKACHCNPGWAPPLCDIQYADLNPGQNAVVAGVCAAVAVLLLVAAVTAGLLCCKRDNMDAYTSKRKVHSAPARLNAMFQNQGGKDRPQISPPTFMESTATQACAPLMAPPPENPSSSSSSPPSSQTEPQTKPRPPSKPLPALSRAQEATPPPCPPARPRPPDKPRPPPLKAKPHVNVVPNMDEGHGTRDTRSFL from the exons ATGGTGTCCCTGTGGCTGACCTGCG tcttcATCGCTCAGACTTCGGCGATGTTGTCTCACGTGCAGAAGTACGAGGTGGTCCGACCTCGGCGGCTTCAGGGGCGTCCGAGGAGGAGCCTGCAGGACCCTCAGGTGGACCCACCTGCCCGTCAGATTCATCCCGATGAGCTTCAGTACCAGCTGAGCATcgaggggaggagcctcaccCTCCACCTGCAGAAGAACAG gaaaCTGATTGGGAGAGGCTACACAGAAACCCACTACACGGGACACGGGACACGCGTGACCACGTCCCCCAATGAG GATCAGGATCACTGCTTCTACCAGGGTCACGTCCGAGGCTCCAAGGACTCCTCCGTCAGCGTGGGGACCTGTGGGGGCCTGAG tGGCTTTGTGAGAACCCGGCATCAAGTTTACTTGATCGAGCCTCTGGGACAGACCGATGAAGGCGAGCATGCAGTTTACAGACGTGAGCACCTGAAGATCAGCTCCAACTCCACAGCGCTGTAcaaccgggaccaggaccaggaccaggaccaggaccgggaccaggaccaggaccgggaccgggaacaggaccgggaccaggaccaggaccgggaccaggaccaggaacaggaccgggaccaggaccaggaccaggactgggACCAGGGCCCTCGGCTCGCTGGCCTCTTCAGGTCCAGATCGTGG AAGACCAAAATCATCGCAGGGCCGGAGAAGTTCGTGGAGCTGTTCGTGGTGGTGGACAACACCGAG TGTCAGCGGTACGGGAGCCAGACGAAGTCCCGAGTCCTCGGGGTCATAAACCACGTGGACAAg CTGTACCGGCCCCTGAACATCCGCGTGGTCCTGGTGGGCCTCGAGCTCTGGACCGACAGAGACCACATCGACGTGGCCGTGAACTCCGACGCCACGCTGGAGAACTTCCTGCTGTGGCGGCAGGCCGACCTCCTGCCGAGGAGTAACCACGACAACGCCCAGTTCGTGAC cgGCAAAGACTTTGAGGGAGACACGGTCGGGCTCGCCAACAAGTTCGCCATGTGCACCGGGAACTCGGGCGGAGTCAACCAG gatcaCCATGACAACCCGGTTGGCCTCGCCTCCACCGTCGCCCACGAGATGGGACACAACTTCGGGCTGTCTCACGACGCCGCCGGCTGCCTGTGCGGCCACAGCGACAACTGCGTGATGGCGGAGAAGCTCAG GACGGGGAACCAGGCGTTCCCCAAGTTCTTCAGCGGCTGCAGCGTGGAGCAGCTCGCCGAGTTCATGGAGCGCGCTCGGCCCGACTGCCTGGCCGACCCCGGCGGCGCCCGCAGCGTGGCGGTCGGCCCGAGCTGCGGGAACGCCCTGCTGGACGCCGGGGAGGAGTGCGACTGCGGCGCCGCAGAG gAATGTCAGAACAGTTGCTGCGACGCCGCCACGTGTCGCCTGACCGAAGGATCGCAGTGCGCTCACGGACGATGCTGCGAAGACTGCCAG CTCAGACTGCCAGGCAGCGTGTGCCGAGAGGCCGCCGGCGACTGCGACCTGCCTGAGTACTGCAGCGGGGCGTCGGGGGCGTGTCCGGAGGACGTGTTCCACATGAACGGCAAGACCTGCAGCGAGGCCCGGGGCTACTGCCACGACGGGGACTGCCCCACCCACCAGCAGCACTGCTGGAGGCTGTTTGGACCAG GGGCCAGAGTTGGACCGGCTGTGTGTTTCGGGCTGAACGCTCGGGGCGAAGAAGGAGCCAATTGTGGGAGGAGCCAGCTCGGCTACGCCGCCTGCGCTCCAGC GAACGTGATGTGTGGCTCAATGTTCTGTGGCGGGGGGGGCGAGTCCATCACGGGGAAGAGGGCGGCGTACACCGTGCACAGCACCCAGTGTAAGCTGGCTGTGGACGACGACAAGACCCGCAGCATGGACATGGTGCCCAGTGGGACCCGATGTGGCCCcgagaag GTCTGCCTCGGCCACCGCTGCGTGGACACGTCGGTTTATGGGAACAAAGAGGATTGTGCAaagaaatgcaacaacaacggg gTGTGCGACCACAAGAAAGCGTGTCACTGTAACCCGGGCTGGGCTCCACCGCTCTGCGACATCCAGTACGCCGATTTAAATCCAG GTCAGAACGCCGTCGTCGCCGGCGTGTGCGCCGCCGTCGCCGTCCTCCTGCTGGTTGCCGCGGTGACCGCGGGGCTGCTGTGCTGCAAGAGGGACAACATGGACGCCTACACCTCCAAAAG GAAGGTGCACTCGGCTCCGGCCCGACTCAACGCCATGTTCCAGAACCAGGGCGGCAAAGACAGACCTCAGATCAGCCCGCCCACCTTCATGGAGTCCACGGCCACGCAGGCCTGCGCCCCGCTGATGGCACCC cctccagagaatccctcctcctcctcctcctcgccgccgtcCTCCCAAACGGAGCCG CAGACGAAACCTCGCCCTCCGTCCAAACCTCTTCCTGCTCTGAGCAGAGCTCAG gaggccacgccccctccctgCCCTCCagccaggccccgcccccctgacaagccacgcccccctcccctcaagGCCAAGCCCCACGTGAATGTGGTTCCGAACATGGACGAGGGGCATGGAACGCGTGACACCAGGAGCTTCCTTTAG